CGTTGAACTCGGCCAGATTATTTTGCCAAAAATCCAAGCAGGTCTGAAAGGTCGTTGCCGCGGCCATCGGGGACTTCACCTAATTCCTCCACTGGCAGTTTGAGACGGTTAACCCAGAAGGTCGGATAACCGAACGCTTTCGCCCCTGCGGCATCCCAGCCCGCGAAGGCAACAAAAAGAATTTCCTCCCGTCTCAGCTTTAAACTGTCAGTTCCCAACTGGTAGGCGCGAGGATCCGGCTTGTAAGTCTTTGCTCGATCTGTGCTCAGAACCTGCTCGATTATTCCTTCCAGTCCGGAACTTTTGATGCAGGCGTCGAGCATGCCGGGTGTGAAATTCGACAACAGCGCCAGCCGCAAACCGGATTTTTTCAAGCTGTTGAGCGCCGGCACGACCTCCGGCCAGGTCTTCAGTCCAAGATAAGCATTCATCAATTCGTCGCGGTGTTGCGGCAGCAGTTCCACCTTCGCTTTGTGGGCGGCAAATACCAATGCGTCCCGGGTAACCCGCCAGAAATCCACGTATCGTCCCGCCGCGACCCGCAGCCAGGTGTACTCAAATTGGCGGGCACGCCATTCATTGCCCAACTCGATGCCCTTTCCGGGAAAAAGTTGTTCCGCGAGGTCAAATACCGGGCGAGGATCAAAGATCGGGAACGCATCGAAGGCGATTGCCTTGATCTGTGCTTTTAATGCCGGTTCATCTGCCAGCGCTCTTGGTATCGATGGCAAAAATGCAAATGCGGCGCCACCGGCCGTACGGGTTACGAATTCTCGACGATTAAGATGCATGTTGGATTCCAAAGTGTTCGTCCGAAACTTTCGGCTATTTCAGAGCGTCGAGTTGTTTGAGCAGGTCGCTTGCGGAAACTCGTCCGCCATGTTCCTTGCTGACCCGCGCAAACCGCACCGTGTTGTCGCTTCCGATGATGAAGGTCGAAGGATAAGCCGTTTCATTTGGCGCGTCCCACCGCAAGCCATAGCTCACCGTAAAAACGAAATCGGGGTCGATCACAAACAGAAAATCCTTCGGCCAATCTTTGTTCTGAAGAAATTCTCCGGCGTGCGCTTTGAGCTGGTCCGCCGGACCGGGATAGACGAACAGCATCCGGATGTTCCGTTCTCTGATTTTCGCCGCATTCTTCACCAGGTCCTGCACCTGGCGCTCGCAGAGCGGGCATTGATACCCCGGCCAACCGCGTAAGACCAGGAGGGCGACCGCACCTTTGGTCGTCAATGCGCTGAGCTGCACTGGCTGATCGTCGAGCGTCCTTAGCGCGAAATCAGGGGCTTTATCTCCAGTTTTCGGCGGCTCTGCCGCCTTGAGTAGAGGCGTGATTGACAAAGCTCCCACCGCGAACAGTGCCCCCGCAATTTGATGAAGATTTAAACTGACTCGTTTCGCGTTCATGATCTCGCATATGCCGGCCGGATGCCGACGGAATTTCGTACTTTAGCCACACGTGATGCCGATTTCGCTCCAGCGGATCGGCTGTTCATTCGATCAGAAGCGGGTGAGTCACCGATTATTCCAGCTCCCTGAAAATAAATTCCCGCAGCGCATCCGTTCATGACGCGGCACGCGCCTCGAAAGGCGGATCACAATAATCGCTTCAGTTCTTCTTCGCCCGCGTCCGTCGCCAACACATAGGTGCGCCGGTCTTTGCTCCAGGAAGCCGTGGCGATGCCGTCCATCATTGCAAACTCGGGCATCGTTCCATTGGGCGCACCCCGCAACGTGGCGCGATCCACTACAAAGAGATGGGCCTCCCGGCCGCCTTCGATCCTGAAACACACCAGTGAAACGTGTTGTCCTTTCCACTCAAAAACCCGGCAGCCGATGCGCGGCCGCCCGTTCAGACTCGCCGGCGTGACGAAATCGTCGGGCGCACTCCGGTCCCGCAACCACCGCCTGACTTCGTCCACATCATTGCTCATCAGGTCGAGATGATCGAGCTTGGCGGTTGTGTCCGCCACGTAGGAACGGAATTCAGCGAACTGCCGGTTGCCAGACGGACGCAGCAGGAACACTGTAAATGCAGCCATCAGGGCAGCGCACGCGGCCGCCACTGCGATCCACGCCGGCGGCCGCCACCAGACGTGCAGCGGAATAACTTTGCGGGCCGCGAGCAGTTGCGTTCTCAGATCTGGAGGAACTGGAAAGGCTCGGATTTTTTCCGAAAGCCGGATGTCCAGCGCCTGTTCATGCGCGAACCACTTCGCCAACACGGGGTCACTTTTCACCATTCCGAGTGCCTCTTGGAATTGAGGATCGTCGGCGTCCTGCCCGCCGAGGTGATAGGCGCGCAGAATGTATTTGGCTTCATCTCGGTTCATAACGATGTGAATTCTCGCGGAAGGATTTCTCCGGTGAAATGATTTTTGCTCTCAGCGCGTCTTCTCTTTCTTTCTGACCAGTCAGTCGCTGGCGAAGGATGTCTTTGCCGCGAGCGAGCCGCGACATGACCGTCCCGATGGGCAAATCCAGCACCTCTGCGATTTCGCGATACGTGAGACACTGAAGATAATAAAGCACCAGGGGAGCGCGGAAATGTTCCTCCAGGTCAAGCGCCGCGCCCATCACTGTTTCGCTGTCCATTTCGTCTGCGAAGTCGGGCGAGATCGCCGGCAACGCATCCTCCAGTGACGAGACTTCAATATGCTGAAACCGGTTCTCGTGTCGCTTCCAGCCAAGGAAGATCCGATATTGGGTCGTGAACAACCAGTTCTTCACCCTGCTCTGGTCGCGAAGCTGGCCACCCTTCGTGAGCAGCCGGATATAGGTTTCCTGCGTCAATTCCGCCGCATCATCCGGATTGCCGGCGAGACTGAACGCAAACCGATAAAGGCTTTCGTGGTGCAAGGCCACGATCTGTTCGTAATCCAATTCGTCCACAGTTATCTGATGTGTGCGCCGGGCGTTTTATTCCATTCAGAATGAGGGCCTTCTCGAAGCATCTCAAAAACCCGTGCTTTAGAGCGGGAAACCTCTTCAGTGCCATCCACAACCGCAGCAATAACGCGTTGTTGGAGAAAGGAATCAGAGCGCATCCGCCGATAGTTTCATGAAGAATACATCGGTAATGCGTTGTGCTCCCAGCTTCTCATAGAATGTCGTGGCAAGTCCATTAGCACGGTAAACCGACCAGATCAGTTCTCTCGCACCCGCGTTGCGTGCGACGCTTGCCGCCGTTTCCAAGAGAGCCCGGCCGGCGCCTCGTTTTCTTGCCCGGGAGTCAACATACAAATCCACGATATGCAGGTTGCGCGCGGCGGCATCCGAGTCGTAGCCTATGTGATACAACAGGTAACCAATCACGCGGTCTTTATCTTCCGCCACTAATCCGCCGAAAGCGGGCTGAGAGCCGAAACCATCCCGCAAATATGCCTCGGCGGTCAGCTTGAAGTCCGTCGTGTCGCCCAAACTGCGAAGATACCCGGCGAACTGTTTCGCCAGGTTGCCGACGTAGTCTGCATCGGTGGCGCGAGCAGGTCGGATATCGAATGTGTTAAACATGTCTCGTACAGGCCAATCAATTAAGCCTTAAACGGTGCTAGGATCATCAGGCAAATCCCCGCGACCATTTTCCTTCTCGATTGAGCGACCGCAGGAAGCGACGGTCGTGGCGACGTCGGTTCCGATTCGTTCGCAATCCAATTCGTCCATAGTTATCTGAAGCATTCACCGGATGGCTTATTCCGGCTGGAATAACGGTCGCTCAGCAGCACCTTGAAACACTCGCGTTTTTGATAGAACGCCGGCCAGTGCCACAGGATGCACCCGGCTCTAAAGTTGACAATTGTCACCATTGAGGATTTTGGTCCTTTTGACATTTACGCAACGCTCAATTCACGTCGTTTTGCCCAATAAGCCAGAGGTTTTAAGGCGTGATAAGCCCTATCCGGCCACTATCAAGACCGTCGGCGATCTAATCTGCGTCCAGACTAGAGTGGCTGGCTTGCAAGAGCATCCACCTTTCTTGTTTGGCGGGCTGGGAAACCAACCGCTCAGTTTCCAACATTATTGTCCAGCCACAATATGGTACACATGATGCCGTCGCATGACCAACGTTTCCGAATTAAAGCCGCCGGTCTTTTTTTAGACGGCATTCTTTGTGATCTTGGCGCATCGTATCCCTCAACGATATCATTGCGGGCAGGACCGGTGGAGTTGATACTGGAACGCGAAACGGGATGGGTTTGTCAGGTTCGGTTTGGGGAGCGGGAAATGGTTCGCGCCATTTATGGCGCGGTGCGAGATCGGAACTGGACGACAGTTTCGTCCAGGCTGAAGGCTCTTTCGGTTCACCTACCATGAAACCATCGGACCGCGAGGCGTCATTTGCGGCCGGCGAAGCGGCCGGAGTTTTTCCCGTGTATCATGTCTTCGCCGGCTTTGCCGAATTGACACGGCTGGCGGAAGCTCGGTTCTCCGACGTCCGGACGTCGTTGCAACTTGCAGCATTGGCAGGATTGACCGAAACGGGCCGCACCGTGCTCTGGCTGGCGAATCTCACGGCGGCACAAGTCGCTGTTCGCATCAAGACGCAAACCCGGTTCCGAGACTTGTCGGCAAAAACGCTCGATGAACACAATGCTCCTCAGAGCCTGGGCCAGCCAGAAGCATGGTGGCGGAATTCTCCGGCTGGTCCGGCCCGGGATCCCGCGTCGATCGTGAACCTACCGCGCTACGCGTTGGCGCGATTGGAACTGGAACCATGAAGAGTTGGCAGGAATTGATGCGCGTGGTGGAGCCGTTGCGTTTTGAACCGCATGACATCGCGGCGCAACTCGACGGGCGCGGGCATTACGTCATGGAACTGAATGACGAGTTCCCCCTGTCGATCAAGCTTTTCCGCTACACTTCGCGACGGCACACTCGCGGCGCGACGTGGCACGAAAGGCTGGAACTATTTCTGCCGCTCGACGGTCAGGTG
The DNA window shown above is from Candidatus Angelobacter sp. and carries:
- a CDS encoding peroxiredoxin-like family protein, whose translation is MNAKRVSLNLHQIAGALFAVGALSITPLLKAAEPPKTGDKAPDFALRTLDDQPVQLSALTTKGAVALLVLRGWPGYQCPLCERQVQDLVKNAAKIRERNIRMLFVYPGPADQLKAHAGEFLQNKDWPKDFLFVIDPDFVFTVSYGLRWDAPNETAYPSTFIIGSDNTVRFARVSKEHGGRVSASDLLKQLDALK
- a CDS encoding GNAT family N-acetyltransferase, whose amino-acid sequence is MFNTFDIRPARATDADYVGNLAKQFAGYLRSLGDTTDFKLTAEAYLRDGFGSQPAFGGLVAEDKDRVIGYLLYHIGYDSDAAARNLHIVDLYVDSRARKRGAGRALLETAASVARNAGARELIWSVYRANGLATTFYEKLGAQRITDVFFMKLSADAL
- a CDS encoding haloacid dehalogenase type II, whose amino-acid sequence is MPSIPRALADEPALKAQIKAIAFDAFPIFDPRPVFDLAEQLFPGKGIELGNEWRARQFEYTWLRVAAGRYVDFWRVTRDALVFAAHKAKVELLPQHRDELMNAYLGLKTWPEVVPALNSLKKSGLRLALLSNFTPGMLDACIKSSGLEGIIEQVLSTDRAKTYKPDPRAYQLGTDSLKLRREEILFVAFAGWDAAGAKAFGYPTFWVNRLKLPVEELGEVPDGRGNDLSDLLGFLAK
- a CDS encoding RNA polymerase sigma factor, which gives rise to MDELDYEQIVALHHESLYRFAFSLAGNPDDAAELTQETYIRLLTKGGQLRDQSRVKNWLFTTQYRIFLGWKRHENRFQHIEVSSLEDALPAISPDFADEMDSETVMGAALDLEEHFRAPLVLYYLQCLTYREIAEVLDLPIGTVMSRLARGKDILRQRLTGQKEREDALRAKIISPEKSFRENSHRYEPR